A single region of the Streptomyces caelestis genome encodes:
- a CDS encoding TetR/AcrR family transcriptional regulator C-terminal domain-containing protein has product MSRSKTTDTNPIPSVWAREQRRADQPALSREAIVREAITMLDADGVEALSMRKLGARLNAGATSLYRHVATKDELMELAVDEVAAEIHVPPADSPDWRAAVTEAAGSFRTTALRHPWLTLVLGQAGLAYLGPNYMNFSERLAALFTAAGFPEPSRAIDAVFSYVIGMSTTEAAWLTTVARSGETESQFVARLLPTARQVSSGYDHLAAAEATTAAQAADPARLRDDKFAYGLDVVLDGLALRLPQST; this is encoded by the coding sequence ATGAGCCGGAGCAAGACGACGGACACGAACCCGATCCCGTCCGTATGGGCCCGCGAGCAGCGCCGCGCCGACCAGCCCGCGCTCAGCCGCGAGGCGATCGTCCGCGAGGCGATCACGATGCTGGACGCGGACGGCGTCGAGGCGCTCAGCATGCGCAAGCTCGGCGCCCGTCTGAACGCCGGCGCGACCTCGCTGTACCGGCACGTCGCCACGAAGGACGAGCTGATGGAGCTCGCGGTGGACGAGGTCGCCGCCGAGATCCACGTCCCGCCGGCCGACAGCCCCGACTGGCGCGCGGCGGTGACGGAGGCCGCGGGGTCCTTCCGTACGACGGCGCTACGGCACCCCTGGCTGACCCTCGTCCTGGGCCAGGCGGGGCTCGCCTACCTCGGCCCCAACTACATGAACTTCTCCGAGCGCCTCGCGGCCCTGTTCACCGCGGCGGGGTTCCCCGAGCCGAGCCGTGCGATCGACGCCGTCTTCTCGTACGTCATCGGCATGTCCACCACCGAGGCCGCCTGGCTCACCACGGTCGCCCGTTCCGGCGAGACCGAGTCCCAGTTCGTCGCCCGGCTGCTGCCCACGGCACGGCAGGTCTCTTCCGGCTACGACCACCTGGCGGCCGCCGAAGCCACGACCGCCGCCCAGGCCGCCGACCCCGCCCGGCTCCGCGACGACAAGTTCGCCTACGGCCTGGACGTCGTCCTGGACGGCCTGGCGCTGCGCCTGCCGCAGTCGACGTAG
- a CDS encoding MFS transporter, with protein MDARNPRRWWILIVLCLSTLVLVVDNMALTVAVPALTEDLGASAQDMQWILDSYILVFAGLLLTSGSLGDRFGRRKVMLIGLLLFGAASLGAVFCGSPGELIAVRIVMGVGGALIMPSTLSILITVFDEDERPKAMAAWGSVSMLGLVGSPVLGGVLIDHFAWQAIFLINVPIVALALLAGVLLMPESKAPWQKPDPLGAVLSAVGMAALVWWIIEIPQHGAFGGRSLLVLAVAVVALAGFVVWENVTRSPMVPLVLFKHRNFSGGSLSLALVQIGNAGLLLVLTQYLQFVLGWSAVKAGLAFLPLAVAALAGNAAGAQLAVKVGNRFVILAGMLLMAASFGLLTTLTADSGFTVPAVALGILGLGAGLAMPAAVAALMSTIPEEKAGVGSALNDTIQQSGTALGIAILGSLLSGGYRDEMPAGAPEQARESLGGALAVAGGDTGLVRAAREAFTASMSTTFTISAIGVLAAAVVATLVMRDRKPEAAPEAEVEVDAGPARAGSEAPELVA; from the coding sequence ATGGACGCTCGCAATCCACGCCGCTGGTGGATCCTGATCGTGCTGTGCCTGAGCACGCTCGTGCTCGTCGTCGACAACATGGCGCTCACGGTCGCGGTGCCCGCGCTGACCGAGGACCTCGGGGCGAGCGCCCAGGACATGCAGTGGATCCTCGACTCCTACATCCTGGTCTTCGCCGGGCTGCTGCTGACCTCGGGAAGCCTGGGGGACCGGTTCGGGCGCCGGAAGGTGATGCTGATCGGCCTGCTGCTGTTCGGGGCGGCCTCACTGGGGGCGGTGTTCTGCGGCAGTCCGGGTGAGCTGATCGCGGTGCGGATCGTGATGGGGGTCGGCGGGGCGCTGATCATGCCGTCGACGCTGTCGATCCTGATCACCGTCTTCGACGAGGACGAGCGGCCCAAGGCGATGGCGGCGTGGGGTTCGGTGTCGATGCTGGGGCTGGTCGGCAGCCCGGTTCTCGGCGGTGTGCTGATCGACCACTTCGCCTGGCAGGCGATCTTCCTGATCAACGTGCCGATCGTCGCCCTGGCGCTGCTGGCCGGTGTGCTGCTGATGCCGGAGTCGAAGGCGCCCTGGCAGAAGCCGGACCCGCTGGGCGCGGTGCTGTCGGCGGTGGGGATGGCGGCTCTGGTGTGGTGGATCATCGAGATTCCGCAGCACGGCGCGTTCGGCGGCCGTTCCCTCCTCGTCCTCGCTGTCGCGGTCGTCGCCCTGGCCGGCTTCGTGGTCTGGGAGAACGTCACCCGCTCGCCGATGGTCCCGCTGGTCCTCTTCAAGCACCGCAACTTCAGCGGGGGTTCGCTCTCCCTGGCGCTCGTCCAGATCGGCAACGCCGGCCTGCTGCTGGTCCTGACCCAGTACCTCCAGTTCGTCCTCGGCTGGTCCGCGGTCAAGGCCGGTCTGGCCTTCCTGCCGCTGGCGGTGGCCGCGCTGGCCGGCAACGCGGCCGGGGCGCAGCTCGCGGTGAAGGTGGGCAACCGGTTCGTCATCCTCGCCGGGATGCTGCTGATGGCCGCCTCCTTCGGGCTGCTCACCACGCTCACCGCGGACAGCGGCTTCACGGTCCCGGCCGTGGCGCTCGGGATCCTGGGGCTGGGAGCCGGTCTGGCGATGCCGGCCGCGGTCGCCGCCCTGATGAGCACCATCCCGGAGGAGAAGGCGGGCGTCGGCTCGGCCCTCAACGACACCATCCAGCAGTCCGGTACCGCCCTCGGCATCGCGATCCTCGGCTCGCTGCTCTCCGGTGGCTACCGGGACGAGATGCCGGCCGGCGCTCCCGAGCAGGCCAGGGAGTCCCTCGGCGGGGCCCTGGCGGTCGCCGGCGGCGACACCGGCCTGGTGCGGGCGGCCCGGGAGGCCTTCACCGCCTCCATGTCGACGACCTTCACGATCAGCGCGATCGGTGTCCTGGCCGCGGCCGTCGTCGCCACACTGGTGATGCGGGACCGCAAGCCGGAGGCCGCGCCCGAGGCCGAGGTCGAGGTCGACGCCGGGCCCGCCCGGGCCGGGAGCGAGGCGCCGGAGCTGGTCGCCTGA
- a CDS encoding pirin family protein, whose amino-acid sequence MPAVTAENPLTLPRVSAPTDTVARPVLTVTTAPSGFEGEGFPVRRAFAGINYRHLDPFIMMDQMGEVEYAPGEPKGTPWHPHRGFETVTYIIDGIFDHQDSNGGGGTITNGDTQWMTAGSGLLHIEAPPEHLVTSGGLFHGLQLWVNLPAKDKMMAPRYQDIRGGSVQLLSTPDGGALLRVIAGELDGHQGPGITHTPITMIHATLAPGAELTLPWREDFNGLAYVLAGRGSVGTERRPVHMGQTAVFGAGSSLTVRADEKQDSHTPDLEVVLLGGQPIREPMAHYGPFVMNTKEELMQAFEDFQKGRLGTVPAVHGMTAGGPQG is encoded by the coding sequence ATGCCTGCTGTGACCGCCGAGAACCCGTTGACGCTGCCCCGCGTGAGCGCACCGACCGACACCGTGGCCCGTCCCGTGCTCACTGTCACGACCGCGCCGAGCGGTTTCGAGGGCGAGGGCTTCCCGGTGCGCCGGGCGTTCGCCGGGATCAACTACCGCCATCTCGACCCGTTCATCATGATGGACCAGATGGGTGAGGTGGAGTACGCGCCGGGCGAGCCCAAGGGCACTCCCTGGCACCCGCACCGCGGCTTCGAGACCGTCACGTACATCATCGACGGGATCTTCGACCACCAGGACTCCAACGGCGGTGGCGGCACCATCACCAACGGGGACACCCAGTGGATGACCGCGGGCTCCGGACTGCTGCACATCGAGGCCCCACCCGAGCATCTCGTCACGTCCGGCGGGCTCTTCCACGGCCTCCAGCTGTGGGTGAACCTCCCGGCCAAGGACAAGATGATGGCCCCGCGCTACCAGGACATCCGCGGCGGCTCGGTCCAGCTGCTCAGCACCCCCGACGGCGGCGCGCTGCTGCGGGTCATCGCCGGTGAGCTGGACGGGCACCAGGGGCCCGGCATCACGCACACGCCGATCACGATGATCCACGCGACGCTGGCGCCGGGCGCGGAGCTCACCCTGCCGTGGCGCGAGGACTTCAACGGCCTGGCGTACGTCCTGGCCGGGCGCGGCAGCGTCGGCACCGAGCGCCGGCCGGTCCACATGGGCCAGACCGCCGTCTTCGGCGCCGGATCCTCGCTGACCGTCCGCGCGGACGAGAAGCAGGACTCCCACACGCCGGACCTGGAGGTCGTCCTGCTCGGCGGGCAGCCGATCCGTGAGCCCATGGCTCACTACGGCCCGTTCGTGATGAACACCAAGGAAGAACTCATGCAGGCCTTCGAGGACTTCCAGAAGGGCCGGCTGGGGACGGTACCCGCGGTGCACGGGATGACCGCCGGCGGACCGCAGGGCTGA
- a CDS encoding AI-2E family transporter codes for MQDSDPTADGPRPLLPDPLRRLAAWCALLLLVSGVVYVGIRLCDEFRTAVVPVLLALLGTALLGPLHRRLVKAGVQRSVAAGLTCVAVVAVVGGAVYIVVAALLDTGDEIVASLRQAARGISEHFGAAGTSLEDLASNARELLGKFGGSAASGVISGVSVVGETIAMAVLALLLVFFFLRDSDKAAGTLRALSPRGSADTLEAVARRAFHAVEGFMRGTTFIALIDALCITVGLLVLDVPGAAGLGALVFVGAYIPYLGAFISGAVAVLVALADRGFVIALWVLGVVLAVQVLEGHVLQPVIQSRTVQMHPAVVMVAITAGASVAGVLGMLLAVPLTAAAFGVLQELRTRYESQEPSASGTS; via the coding sequence GTGCAGGACTCCGACCCGACCGCTGACGGCCCCAGGCCGCTCCTCCCGGACCCCCTCCGGCGTCTCGCCGCCTGGTGCGCGCTCCTCCTGCTCGTGTCCGGAGTCGTCTACGTCGGGATCCGGCTGTGCGACGAGTTCCGGACCGCCGTCGTGCCCGTGCTGCTCGCGCTGCTCGGGACGGCCCTGCTCGGGCCCCTGCACCGGCGGCTGGTGAAGGCCGGGGTGCAGCGGTCGGTCGCGGCCGGGCTCACCTGTGTCGCCGTCGTGGCCGTGGTCGGCGGGGCCGTGTACATCGTGGTCGCCGCGCTCCTCGACACGGGCGACGAGATCGTCGCCTCGCTCCGGCAGGCCGCGCGAGGCATCTCCGAGCACTTCGGGGCGGCCGGGACCTCGCTGGAGGACCTGGCCTCCAACGCCCGGGAACTCCTGGGCAAGTTCGGCGGCTCGGCCGCCTCCGGCGTGATCAGCGGCGTCAGCGTCGTCGGTGAGACCATCGCCATGGCCGTGCTCGCGCTGCTGCTCGTCTTCTTCTTCCTGCGCGACTCCGACAAGGCCGCCGGGACGCTGCGGGCCCTGTCCCCGCGTGGCTCGGCCGACACCCTGGAGGCCGTGGCGCGGCGGGCCTTCCACGCCGTCGAGGGCTTCATGCGCGGCACCACCTTCATCGCGCTCATCGACGCGCTGTGCATCACCGTCGGACTGCTCGTCCTCGACGTGCCCGGGGCGGCCGGGCTGGGAGCGCTGGTCTTCGTCGGGGCGTACATCCCCTACCTCGGCGCCTTCATCTCGGGAGCCGTGGCCGTGCTGGTCGCGCTCGCCGACCGGGGTTTCGTCATCGCGCTGTGGGTGCTCGGGGTGGTGCTCGCGGTGCAGGTGCTGGAAGGACACGTGCTCCAGCCGGTGATCCAGAGCCGGACCGTGCAGATGCACCCGGCGGTGGTGATGGTGGCGATCACGGCCGGGGCGTCGGTGGCCGGTGTCCTCGGGATGCTGCTCGCCGTACCGCTCACCGCGGCCGCCTTCGGCGTCCTCCAGGAGCTCCGCACCCGCTACGAGAGCCAGGAGCCGTCGGCGTCCGGGACGTCGTGA
- a CDS encoding SpoIIE family protein phosphatase, with product MRTGEPLPAVGEALAALATGLWHWDTATGLVTVDAEAARLLGLPAEQVSLTEAQARARLHPVDWNEITGVIQLAVAEGTLAEVRIRIMDEQGRIVRVVRSRSKPSFDRARKAYRLIGTLQEVTEPTPGSPAGRSAVTGDWRRSREAFLLDAGRALAEARSTQEVLRVTANLSMPGFSPDGLAVFGVKGDRLTIIGHHGQQQGDDSPFSDMALDTDYPAAEVVRTGRAVYLSSPEQYKARYPLTWPLAQRFGRRSWAFLPLTVAGRTMGAWMAAFTYPVAFTPDERSVLGTVARMLAQALTRAGVAESERALTDGLQRTMLPRLGPQRIPGMSVAARYVPTGGGLQVGGDWYDVIPLPSGRFALVIGDVQGHDVRAAGLMGQLRIALRAYASEGHRPDAVLSRASRFLHGISDEDPADPRFATCVYVEVDPATGVLDIARAGHPDPAIRMGDGTVLTRPTSGGLPLGIDPDADYPTTRLALESGETMLICTDGLIETGGHDLDSGWRRLRAILEDHKGDLEELADTLVQAVHGPSSHHTTGPLADRREDDIALLLLCREGEGCGCGDTMIVRAPVRRTMLTVAQAEPERVAVARQQLRELLHDWSSPDQVDSAVLLLSEMLTNVLVHTDSDALLVAEITGGVGERRLRIEVTDTGDDLPHKRRPGELASSGRGLVLMELLAHAWGVDPRGEGKSIWFELYESVNGSGDGSWQP from the coding sequence ATGCGCACTGGCGAGCCCCTGCCCGCCGTGGGGGAGGCTCTCGCAGCCCTCGCGACCGGCCTGTGGCACTGGGACACCGCCACCGGGCTGGTCACGGTCGACGCCGAGGCGGCACGGTTGCTCGGGCTGCCCGCGGAACAGGTCAGCCTGACGGAGGCCCAGGCCCGGGCCCGGCTGCACCCGGTCGACTGGAACGAGATCACCGGCGTGATCCAGCTCGCCGTCGCCGAGGGCACCCTCGCCGAGGTACGGATCCGGATCATGGACGAGCAGGGCCGCATCGTCCGGGTCGTCCGCAGCCGCTCCAAGCCGTCCTTCGACCGGGCCCGCAAGGCGTACCGGCTGATCGGCACCCTCCAGGAGGTCACCGAGCCCACGCCGGGTTCCCCGGCCGGGCGCAGCGCGGTCACCGGCGACTGGCGGCGCTCGCGGGAGGCGTTCCTGCTGGACGCGGGCCGGGCGCTGGCCGAGGCGCGTTCCACGCAGGAGGTCCTGCGGGTCACGGCCAATCTGTCGATGCCCGGGTTCTCGCCGGACGGGCTGGCGGTGTTCGGCGTCAAGGGCGACCGGCTGACGATCATCGGGCACCACGGGCAGCAGCAGGGCGACGACAGCCCGTTCTCCGACATGGCGCTGGACACGGACTACCCGGCCGCCGAGGTGGTGCGGACCGGCCGGGCGGTGTACCTGTCGTCCCCCGAGCAGTACAAGGCCCGCTACCCGCTGACCTGGCCGCTCGCCCAGCGCTTCGGCCGCCGGTCCTGGGCGTTCCTGCCGCTGACCGTGGCCGGCCGCACGATGGGCGCGTGGATGGCGGCCTTCACCTACCCGGTCGCCTTCACGCCGGACGAGCGGTCCGTGCTGGGGACCGTGGCGCGGATGCTGGCGCAGGCCCTGACCCGGGCGGGTGTGGCCGAGAGCGAGCGGGCGCTGACCGACGGACTCCAGCGCACGATGCTGCCGAGGCTCGGCCCGCAGCGCATCCCGGGCATGAGCGTCGCCGCCCGCTACGTCCCCACCGGCGGCGGCCTCCAGGTCGGCGGTGACTGGTACGACGTGATCCCGCTGCCCAGCGGACGGTTCGCGCTGGTCATCGGTGACGTCCAGGGCCATGACGTACGGGCGGCGGGCCTGATGGGCCAGCTCCGCATCGCCCTGCGCGCGTACGCCTCGGAGGGCCACCGCCCCGACGCCGTGCTCTCCCGCGCCTCCCGCTTCCTGCACGGCATCAGCGACGAGGATCCCGCCGACCCGCGCTTCGCGACCTGTGTGTACGTCGAGGTCGACCCGGCGACCGGTGTGCTGGACATCGCCCGGGCCGGGCATCCGGACCCGGCGATCCGGATGGGTGACGGCACGGTGCTGACGCGGCCGACGTCGGGGGGCCTGCCGCTGGGCATCGACCCGGACGCCGACTACCCCACCACCCGGCTGGCCCTGGAGTCCGGCGAGACCATGCTGATCTGCACGGACGGCCTGATCGAGACCGGCGGCCACGACCTGGACTCCGGCTGGCGGCGGCTGCGCGCGATCCTGGAGGACCACAAGGGCGATCTCGAGGAACTCGCCGACACCCTGGTGCAGGCCGTGCACGGGCCGTCCTCGCACCACACGACCGGCCCGCTGGCCGACCGCCGCGAGGACGACATCGCGCTGCTGCTGCTGTGCCGGGAGGGCGAGGGCTGCGGCTGCGGCGACACCATGATCGTGCGGGCTCCCGTGCGGCGCACCATGCTGACGGTCGCGCAGGCCGAGCCCGAGCGGGTCGCGGTGGCCCGGCAGCAACTGCGCGAGCTGCTGCACGACTGGTCCTCCCCCGACCAGGTCGACTCGGCGGTGCTGCTGCTGTCCGAGATGCTGACGAACGTCCTCGTGCACACCGACTCCGACGCGCTGCTCGTCGCCGAGATCACCGGCGGGGTAGGTGAGCGGCGGCTGCGGATCGAGGTCACCGACACCGGTGACGACCTGCCGCACAAGCGCAGACCCGGGGAGCTGGCGTCCTCCGGCCGCGGCCTGGTGCTGATGGAACTGCTCGCGCACGCCTGGGGGGTGGACCCCCGCGGCGAGGGCAAGAGCATCTGGTTCGAGCTCTACGAGTCCGTGAACGGCTCGGGCGACGGGTCGTGGCAGCCGTAG
- the aspS gene encoding aspartate--tRNA ligase: MHRYRSHTCGELRSSDVGTDVRLSGWLHNRRDLGGILFIDLRDHYGITQLVARPGTPAYEALDKLSKESTVRVDGKVVSRGAENINPDLPTGEVEVEVGEVELLGAAAPLPFTINTEDGVNEERRLEYRFLDLRRERMHRNIMLRTAVISAIRHKMTALGFNEMATPILSATSPEGARDFVVPSRLHPGKFYALPQAPQQFKQLLMISGFDRYFQIAPCFRDEDARADRSPGEFYQLDIEMSFVEQEDVFQPVEKLMTELFEEFGGDRHVTSPFPRIPFREAMLKYGSDKPDLRAQLELVDITDIFEGSEFKAFAGKHVRALPVPDVSAQPRKFFDQLGDYAVSQGAKGLAWVRVAEDGSLSGPIAKFLTEENVAELTKRLSLAAGHAVFFGAGEFDEVSKIMGAVRVEAAKRAGRFEEGVFRFCWIVDFPMYEKDEETGAIDFSHNPFSMPQGGLEALETQDPLDILGWQYDIVCNGVELSSGAIRNHEPEIMLKAFEIAGYDRETVEEKFAGMLRAFRFGAPPHGGIAPGVDRIVMLLADEPNIRETIAFPLNGNAQDLMMGAPTELEEARLKELHLSVRKPQPK, encoded by the coding sequence ATGCATCGGTACAGGTCCCACACCTGCGGCGAGCTCCGCTCCTCTGACGTCGGCACCGACGTCCGGCTGAGTGGCTGGCTGCACAATCGGCGCGACCTGGGCGGCATCCTCTTCATCGATCTGCGCGACCACTACGGCATCACGCAGCTCGTGGCCCGTCCCGGCACCCCCGCCTACGAGGCCCTCGACAAGCTGTCCAAGGAATCGACCGTCCGTGTCGACGGCAAGGTCGTCTCCCGCGGCGCCGAGAACATCAACCCCGACCTGCCGACCGGTGAGGTCGAGGTCGAGGTCGGCGAGGTCGAACTGCTCGGCGCGGCCGCCCCGCTGCCGTTCACGATCAACACCGAGGACGGGGTGAACGAGGAGCGGCGCCTGGAGTACCGCTTCCTCGACCTGCGCCGCGAGCGCATGCACCGCAACATCATGCTGCGCACGGCGGTCATCTCGGCCATCCGGCACAAGATGACGGCCCTCGGCTTCAACGAGATGGCGACGCCGATCCTGTCCGCGACCTCCCCCGAGGGCGCCCGCGACTTCGTCGTCCCGTCCCGCCTGCACCCGGGCAAGTTCTACGCCCTCCCCCAGGCCCCGCAGCAGTTCAAGCAGCTGCTGATGATCTCGGGCTTCGACCGCTACTTCCAGATCGCGCCCTGCTTCCGTGACGAGGACGCGCGCGCCGACCGCTCGCCGGGCGAGTTCTACCAGCTCGACATCGAGATGAGCTTCGTCGAGCAGGAAGATGTCTTCCAGCCCGTCGAGAAGCTGATGACCGAGCTGTTCGAGGAGTTCGGCGGCGACCGCCACGTCACCTCGCCGTTCCCGCGGATCCCGTTCCGCGAGGCGATGCTGAAGTACGGCTCCGACAAGCCCGACCTGCGCGCCCAGCTCGAACTCGTCGACATCACCGACATCTTCGAGGGCTCGGAGTTCAAGGCCTTCGCCGGCAAGCACGTCCGCGCCCTGCCGGTGCCGGACGTCTCCGCGCAGCCCCGCAAGTTCTTCGACCAGCTCGGCGACTACGCCGTCTCGCAGGGCGCCAAGGGCCTGGCCTGGGTCCGGGTCGCCGAGGACGGCTCCCTCTCCGGCCCGATCGCGAAGTTCCTCACCGAGGAGAACGTCGCCGAGCTGACCAAGCGCCTGTCGCTGGCGGCCGGCCACGCGGTGTTCTTCGGCGCGGGCGAGTTCGACGAGGTCTCGAAGATCATGGGCGCGGTCCGCGTCGAGGCCGCCAAGCGTGCCGGGCGCTTCGAGGAGGGCGTCTTCCGGTTCTGCTGGATCGTCGACTTCCCGATGTACGAGAAGGACGAGGAGACCGGCGCGATCGACTTCTCGCACAACCCCTTCTCCATGCCGCAGGGCGGCCTGGAGGCTCTGGAGACCCAGGACCCGCTGGACATCCTCGGCTGGCAGTACGACATCGTCTGCAACGGCGTCGAGCTGTCCTCCGGCGCGATCCGGAACCACGAGCCGGAGATCATGCTCAAGGCCTTCGAGATCGCCGGGTACGACCGCGAGACCGTCGAGGAGAAGTTCGCCGGCATGCTGCGCGCCTTCCGCTTCGGCGCCCCGCCGCACGGCGGTATCGCCCCGGGCGTCGACCGCATCGTGATGCTGCTCGCCGACGAGCCGAACATCCGCGAGACCATCGCCTTCCCGCTCAACGGCAACGCCCAGGACCTGATGATGGGCGCGCCGACGGAGCTGGAGGAGGCGCGGCTGAAGGAGCTGCACCTGTCGGTGCGCAAGCCGCAGCCGAAGTAG
- a CDS encoding MFS transporter has product MSDAATAIPEAEQRAVGKFLRRMLPILVLMLLVNQMDRTNVGFVQNELRADVGVSATAYGLGAGLFFIGYALFEVPSNMLLERLGARVWLTRIMITWGAVIVAMCFIHNVWMFYGLRFLLGVAEAGFFPGVLLYFTQWLPDSSRGRASAIFLGGSATAYIVTGPITGALLELHGAGGIAGWRWMFALEGAFSILVGFIAGFFLVSRIKDATWLTQEEKDALSEAVARDKEARDRAPSVSRMKLIFHPQVAVLTAVFFAMALTGYAITFWLPSLVEEIGGLSPFQIGLLSAIPWICAVIAMYTMSHFTDRAPDRRPYLAVALVLSAIGTFLATLGSPWFGLAALTLAAVGGKCAATLFWPMAQSGLDLKIAAPGLALVNSIGNLGGFVSPTLFGYLKDTTGSTNGGLYTLSAASILAVLGVAFVRHTSRGPKAGSGDRTAVGGVTAVR; this is encoded by the coding sequence ATGTCAGACGCCGCAACAGCCATCCCCGAGGCCGAGCAGCGTGCGGTCGGCAAATTCCTGCGCCGCATGCTTCCGATCCTGGTCCTGATGCTGCTGGTCAACCAGATGGACCGGACGAACGTGGGCTTCGTCCAGAACGAACTGCGGGCCGATGTCGGGGTGAGCGCCACCGCCTACGGCCTCGGCGCGGGCCTCTTCTTCATCGGGTACGCCCTGTTCGAGGTGCCGAGCAACATGCTCCTGGAGCGGTTGGGGGCCCGCGTCTGGCTGACCCGGATCATGATCACCTGGGGTGCGGTGATCGTGGCGATGTGCTTCATCCACAACGTGTGGATGTTCTACGGCCTGCGCTTCCTGCTCGGTGTCGCGGAGGCCGGCTTCTTCCCCGGTGTGCTCCTCTACTTCACCCAGTGGCTGCCGGACTCCAGCCGAGGCCGCGCCAGTGCGATCTTCCTGGGCGGCTCGGCCACGGCGTACATCGTCACCGGCCCGATCACCGGCGCCCTGCTGGAGCTGCACGGCGCGGGCGGTATCGCGGGCTGGCGGTGGATGTTCGCCCTGGAGGGCGCCTTCTCGATCCTGGTCGGCTTCATCGCCGGGTTCTTCCTCGTCTCCCGGATCAAGGACGCGACATGGCTGACACAGGAGGAGAAGGACGCGCTGAGCGAGGCGGTGGCGCGGGACAAGGAGGCGCGTGACCGGGCGCCGTCGGTGTCGCGGATGAAGCTGATCTTCCACCCGCAGGTCGCCGTCCTGACCGCGGTCTTCTTCGCGATGGCGCTGACCGGCTACGCGATCACGTTCTGGCTGCCGAGTCTGGTGGAGGAGATCGGCGGACTGTCCCCCTTCCAGATCGGCCTGCTGTCGGCGATCCCCTGGATCTGCGCGGTGATCGCGATGTACACGATGAGCCACTTCACCGACCGGGCCCCGGACCGTCGCCCCTACCTCGCGGTCGCCCTGGTCCTGTCCGCGATCGGCACGTTCCTCGCCACGCTCGGGTCCCCCTGGTTCGGCCTCGCCGCCCTCACGCTCGCCGCGGTCGGCGGCAAGTGCGCGGCCACGCTGTTCTGGCCGATGGCCCAGTCGGGCCTCGACCTGAAGATCGCCGCACCGGGTCTGGCCCTGGTCAACTCCATCGGAAACCTGGGCGGGTTCGTGTCGCCGACCCTGTTCGGGTATCTGAAGGACACGACGGGCAGTACGAACGGGGGGCTGTACACCCTGTCGGCGGCGTCGATCCTGGCGGTTTTGGGGGTGGCGTTCGTGCGGCACACGAGCCGGGGGCCCAAGGCGGGCTCCGGCGATCGAACGGCGGTTGGAGGTGTGACGGCTGTGCGCTGA
- a CDS encoding PH domain-containing protein yields MALFGNAHTVDPASAQQDYARLLGHGEQVHAAFLLIRDTILFTDRRLILIDKQGITGKKVEYHSVPYRSITHFAVETAGTFDLDAELKIWISGTPTPIEKTFTKGVDIYEVQAILTQFVAR; encoded by the coding sequence ATGGCACTGTTCGGCAACGCACACACCGTAGACCCGGCATCGGCCCAGCAGGACTACGCCCGCCTCCTCGGCCACGGCGAACAGGTCCACGCCGCGTTCCTCCTCATCCGCGACACCATCCTCTTCACCGACCGCCGCCTGATCCTGATCGACAAGCAGGGCATCACCGGCAAGAAGGTGGAGTACCACTCCGTCCCCTACCGCAGCATCACCCACTTCGCGGTCGAAACGGCCGGCACCTTCGACCTCGACGCCGAGCTGAAAATCTGGATCTCCGGCACCCCGACCCCCATCGAAAAAACCTTCACCAAGGGCGTCGACATCTACGAGGTCCAGGCGATCCTGACCCAGTTCGTGGCTCGATGA